In a single window of the Salvelinus namaycush isolate Seneca chromosome 18, SaNama_1.0, whole genome shotgun sequence genome:
- the LOC120062786 gene encoding transcriptional and immune response regulator-like: MSNYVVSSDSCRVSPSVHGNKFDTAHRKKAVPNIFENVNQDALMRLFQKTGDMKAEERVRSIFSFTQDPAETAKALMALKQRKKDKFLQIVGMVRHMLKLR, from the coding sequence ATGTCTAACTACGTTGTATCCTCCGACTCCTGCCGTGTCAGTCCATCGGTCCACGGGAACAAATTCGACACAGCACACCGCAAGAAGGCCGTTCCCAACATATTCGAGAATGTCAACCAGGACGCACTGATGAGGCTGTTCCAGAAAACGGGGGACATGAAAgcggaggagagggtgaggagcatcttctccttcacccaagaTCCAGCGGAGACGGCCAAAGCCCTGATGGCGCTCAAGCAGCGAAAGAAGGACAAGTTCCTCCAGATTGTAGGCATGGTTCGCCACATGCTGAAACTGCGTTGA